A single Vulpes lagopus strain Blue_001 chromosome 3, ASM1834538v1, whole genome shotgun sequence DNA region contains:
- the MRPS16 gene encoding 28S ribosomal protein S16, mitochondrial — protein MVQLTPVLCKAYHGGHLTIRLALSGCTNRPFYRIVAAHNKCPRDGRFVEQLGSYDPLPNSHGEKIVALNLERIRHWIGCGAHLSKPVERLLGLSGFFPLHPMMITNAERLRRKRAREVLLASQKTDTEATETKTS, from the exons CTCCTGTTCTGTGCAAGGCCTACCACGGGGGCCACTTAACCATCCGCCTTGCCCTGAGCGGCTGTACCAACCGGCCTTTCTACCGCATTGTGGCTGCTCACAACAAGTGCCCCCGGGATGGCCGTTTCGTGGAGCAGCTGGGCTCCTATGATCCACTGCCCAACAGTCACGGGGAGAAAATCGTTGCTCTCAACCTAGAGCGGATCCGGCATTGGATTGGCTGTGGGGCCCACCTCTCTAAGCCTGTGGAGAGGCTTCTGG GTCTTTCTGGCTTTTTCCCTCTGCATCCCATGATGATCACAAATGCTGAGAGGCTGCGAAGGAAACGGGCACGTGAAGTCCTCTTAGCATCTCAGAAAACAGATACAGAGgctacagaaacaaaaacaagctga